The uncultured Hyphomonas sp. genome includes a region encoding these proteins:
- a CDS encoding MBL fold metallo-hydrolase encodes MNFKTRCTLLGTGSSGGVPRVGGDWGVCDPEEPKNRRRRCCVLIEKQDAKGERTSILIDTSPDLREQLLDAGVTSLDALIYTHEHADQVHGIDDIRPLVIRRRAPLPTYMNAATRDILTRRFDYCFEGKGGYPPILDLQPDIIPEVPFTVGGSAGDIQLMPLDMEHGRIRCLGFRVQDFAYCNDVSDLPAASKGLLKGLDTLVIDALRYTDHPTHANVAKALDWVAELKPRRTVLTNMHVDLDYQTLKRELPAHVEPGFDGMVLEII; translated from the coding sequence ATGAATTTTAAGACGCGCTGTACGTTGCTTGGCACAGGGTCTTCCGGAGGCGTTCCGCGCGTTGGCGGCGACTGGGGGGTATGCGACCCGGAAGAGCCGAAGAACAGAAGAAGACGCTGTTGTGTTCTGATCGAAAAGCAGGACGCAAAAGGTGAGCGAACCTCGATCCTGATAGACACGTCACCAGACCTGAGGGAGCAACTGCTTGATGCAGGCGTGACCAGTCTTGATGCGTTGATCTATACGCACGAACATGCAGATCAGGTTCACGGAATTGATGATATTCGGCCTCTGGTCATAAGGCGTCGTGCGCCGCTTCCGACTTACATGAATGCGGCAACCAGAGACATCCTGACCCGGCGGTTTGATTATTGTTTTGAAGGCAAGGGTGGGTATCCGCCCATCCTTGATCTCCAGCCGGATATCATTCCGGAAGTGCCTTTCACAGTTGGTGGCTCGGCCGGCGACATTCAATTGATGCCTCTGGACATGGAGCACGGCCGTATCAGGTGTCTCGGGTTCCGCGTTCAGGACTTCGCTTACTGCAACGATGTGAGCGACCTTCCCGCAGCTTCGAAGGGGTTGCTGAAAGGGCTGGATACACTTGTCATAGACGCACTCCGATACACCGACCATCCGACGCACGCCAACGTGGCCAAGGCGCTCGATTGGGTAGCCGAACTGAAACCACGCCGGACGGTGCTGACCAATATGCACGTGGATCTCGATTATCAGACCCTGAAAAGGGAGCTGCCTGCGCATGTCGAACCAGGGTTCGATGGGATGGTTCTGGAAATCATATAA
- a CDS encoding TatD family hydrolase, protein MFDTHVNLHGEPFADDLEAVLDRARTSGVNRFLAICDRFDNFPAVLDIAKTHNDIWCSAGVHPHHSKDFQSLQIEELIEAAANPKVVAIGETGLDFHYGYSAEEDQVLSLRKHISAARQTGLPLILHTREADNLMAEILEEEYAQGPFQSLLHCYTGGADLAQRALALGAFVSVSGILSFKSASEVRAVIADVPMERIILETDCPYLAPVPMRGRRNEPAYLPYVADALANLKGLTPEKVKQITDENAVRLFSKVAAS, encoded by the coding sequence ATGTTTGATACACACGTAAACTTGCACGGCGAGCCGTTCGCTGATGATCTTGAGGCGGTCCTGGATCGCGCCAGGACTTCCGGGGTAAACAGGTTCCTCGCAATCTGCGATCGGTTTGACAATTTTCCAGCAGTTCTCGACATTGCGAAAACTCACAACGATATTTGGTGCTCCGCAGGTGTTCATCCACATCACTCCAAGGATTTCCAAAGTCTGCAGATAGAGGAGCTGATTGAAGCTGCGGCGAATCCGAAAGTCGTCGCAATTGGCGAAACCGGTCTTGATTTCCACTACGGCTACAGCGCTGAAGAAGATCAGGTCCTGAGCCTCAGGAAACATATTTCTGCTGCTCGTCAAACGGGTTTACCGCTCATCCTTCATACTCGCGAGGCCGATAATCTGATGGCTGAAATTCTTGAGGAAGAGTACGCTCAGGGGCCGTTCCAGTCATTACTCCATTGCTACACCGGCGGCGCAGACCTGGCGCAACGCGCACTGGCCTTGGGGGCATTTGTTTCGGTGTCGGGCATACTGTCATTCAAAAGCGCAAGCGAAGTGCGAGCTGTGATAGCCGATGTGCCCATGGAGCGGATTATCCTGGAAACAGACTGCCCATACCTCGCGCCAGTCCCAATGCGCGGACGGCGAAACGAACCCGCTTACCTTCCGTATGTTGCAGATGCGCTGGCCAATCTGAAAGGCCTTACACCCGAGAAGGTAAAGCAGATCACAGACGAAAATGCTGTTCGGCTTTTTAGCAAAGTCGCCGCGTCATGA
- the tmk gene encoding dTMP kinase — MTEGRFITLEGGEGTGKSTLLAALRGKLEAAGYSVVVTREPGGTELAETIRNLVLHPPEGQVWSSMAVALLMNAARTDHLEKMIRPAITAGTWVLCDRFADSTRVYQSVQKGVSVEVLKMLERSVLGDTRPDLTLVLDAPVELAASRRAERGGQVDAFEMRDQAFHEAVRQAFLDVAKDEPSRCAVLDASRTAEDVATQAWKAIESRLFVEKQGAPS; from the coding sequence GTGACCGAAGGGCGCTTCATAACGCTGGAAGGCGGTGAAGGCACTGGTAAGTCCACACTGCTGGCAGCATTGCGCGGAAAACTGGAGGCGGCTGGCTACTCGGTTGTTGTCACCAGAGAACCCGGGGGCACCGAACTCGCCGAGACAATCCGAAACCTTGTGCTTCACCCACCAGAAGGCCAGGTCTGGTCATCCATGGCAGTAGCGTTGCTCATGAATGCCGCCCGTACGGACCATCTGGAGAAAATGATCCGTCCAGCTATCACTGCAGGAACCTGGGTATTGTGCGACCGGTTTGCGGACTCCACACGCGTTTATCAGAGCGTTCAAAAAGGGGTGAGTGTTGAAGTCCTCAAGATGCTGGAGCGTTCTGTACTCGGTGATACGCGGCCGGATTTGACGTTAGTCCTGGACGCACCTGTGGAACTCGCCGCCAGCCGGAGAGCTGAGCGCGGCGGCCAGGTTGATGCGTTTGAGATGCGAGACCAAGCCTTTCATGAAGCCGTGCGGCAGGCCTTTCTCGATGTTGCTAAAGACGAGCCATCACGTTGCGCAGTTCTGGATGCATCCAGAACTGCAGAAGACGTCGCCACTCAGGCGTGGAAGGCTATCGAAAGCCGGCTTTTCGTCGAGAAGCAGGGCGCGCCCTCATGA
- a CDS encoding D-alanyl-D-alanine carboxypeptidase family protein, translated as MNLPQIARNTVAAAAFAFAGIASFANAQILDTPASHAIIMDNETGAILFSKAGEEPMVPASMTKMMTAYTVFEMVRRGELSMSDKFTVSENAWRKGGFPSGTSTMGLAPKDTPTVEELLHGIIIMSGNDACITLAENISGSEEAFAKRMTNLAHELGLNSANFLNATGLEAVGHVISAEDLAKLAKLTIDNYPEYYSWYALPSYTWRDFTQANRNPLLEVSGADGVKTGHLEVSGYGLTASAVRDGIRRTIVINGMPSMAARAAEGERLMRIAFNSFDLKTLTPDTVNLPEVPVWLGETQKVPVKLGGDLQIAGYKASMEKAKVEIVLPGPIEAPVKKGDEVGKLVVSVAGQKPMEAPVVADADVGKLGFVGRAIEGLSQMLGGSESQS; from the coding sequence ATGAACTTGCCCCAGATCGCTCGGAACACTGTCGCCGCCGCTGCTTTTGCCTTCGCGGGAATAGCCAGTTTTGCGAACGCCCAGATCCTGGACACGCCGGCGAGCCACGCCATCATCATGGACAATGAAACTGGTGCCATTCTCTTCTCCAAGGCTGGTGAAGAGCCGATGGTCCCGGCCTCGATGACAAAGATGATGACCGCTTACACGGTTTTCGAAATGGTCCGGCGCGGTGAGCTCTCGATGAGCGACAAGTTCACCGTCAGCGAAAACGCCTGGCGCAAAGGTGGTTTCCCTTCTGGAACTTCGACCATGGGCCTCGCTCCCAAGGACACGCCGACCGTCGAAGAACTGCTCCACGGCATCATTATCATGTCCGGAAACGACGCCTGCATCACACTCGCTGAAAATATCTCCGGCTCCGAAGAAGCTTTCGCCAAGCGCATGACGAACCTCGCACATGAGCTGGGGCTCAACTCCGCGAACTTCCTGAATGCGACCGGCCTGGAAGCGGTTGGCCATGTGATTTCAGCTGAAGATCTTGCAAAGCTCGCGAAGCTGACGATCGACAACTACCCTGAATACTATTCCTGGTACGCGCTGCCCTCTTACACATGGCGCGATTTCACGCAGGCAAACCGCAATCCGCTTCTTGAGGTTTCTGGCGCTGACGGCGTGAAGACAGGACATCTCGAAGTATCCGGCTACGGCCTGACTGCATCGGCGGTCCGTGACGGCATCCGCCGGACGATCGTTATCAATGGAATGCCTTCAATGGCGGCGCGGGCTGCCGAAGGCGAACGCCTGATGCGGATTGCCTTCAATAGCTTTGACCTCAAGACACTGACACCTGACACCGTGAATTTGCCTGAAGTGCCGGTGTGGCTCGGCGAGACCCAGAAAGTGCCAGTCAAACTTGGCGGCGACCTTCAGATTGCCGGCTACAAGGCCAGCATGGAAAAGGCAAAGGTGGAAATCGTTCTGCCAGGTCCGATCGAAGCGCCAGTCAAAAAAGGCGATGAGGTCGGCAAGCTCGTCGTGTCCGTCGCTGGGCAAAAGCCCATGGAAGCTCCGGTCGTGGCGGATGCTGATGTGGGGAAACTTGGCTTTGTGGGCCGGGCTATCGAAGGTCTCAGCCAAATGCTCGGAGGCAGTGAGAGTCAGTCGTGA